A region from the Lutra lutra chromosome 1, mLutLut1.2, whole genome shotgun sequence genome encodes:
- the TRIM59 gene encoding tripartite motif-containing protein 59: MHNFEDELTCPICYSIFEDPRVLPCSHTFCRNCLENVLQASGNFYIWRPLRIPLKCPNCRSIIEIAPTGIESLPVNFALRAIIEKYQQEDHPDIVTCPEHYRQPLNVYCLLDKKLVCGHCLTIGQHHGHPIDDLQSAYLKEKDTPQKLLEQLTDTHWTDLTHLIEKLEEQKSHSEKMVQSDKEVVLQYFKELSDILEQKKKIFLAALCDVSNLINQEYTPQIERMKEIREQQLELMTMTTSLQEESPLKFLEKVDDIRQHVQILKQRPLPEVQPVEIYPRVSQILKEDWSRTEIGQIKKLLIPEMKISSKRMPCSWPDKDEKEVEFFKILNIVIVTLISVILMLILFFNQHIITFLNEITSICFSEVSLSVYQNLSNNLHDLKNMLCHTLYLLKEFMWKIVSR; this comes from the coding sequence ATGCACAATTTTGAGGATGAGTTAACATGTCCCATTTGTTATAGTATTTTTGAAGATCCTCGTGTACTACCGTGCTCTCATACATTTTGTAGAAATTGCTTGGAAAACGTTCTTCAGGCATCTGGGAACTTTTATATATGGAGACCTTTACGAATTCCACTCAAGTGCCCCAATTGCAGAAGTATTATTGAAATTGCTCCAACTGGTATTGAATCTTTACCTGTTAATTTTGCATTAAGGGCTATTATTGAAAAGTATCAGCAAGAAGACCATCCAGATATTGTCACCTGTCCTGAACATTACAGACAACCATTAAATGTTTACTGTCTCCTAGATAAAAAACTAGTTTGTGGTCATTGCCTTACCATAGGTCAACATCATGGTCATCCCATTGATGATCTTCAAAGTGCTTATCTGAAAGAAAAGGACACGCCTCAAAAACTACTTGAACAGTTAACCGACACACACTGGACAGATCTTACTCATCTTATTGAAAAGCTGGAAGAACAGAAATCTCATTCAGAAAAAATGGTCCAAAGTGATAAGGAAGTTGTTCTCCAGTATTTTAAGGAGCTTAGTGATAtattggaacagaaaaaaaaaattttcctagcTGCTCTCTGTGATGTTAGCAACCTGATTAATCAAGAATATACTCCACAaattgaaagaatgaaagaaataagagagCAGCAACTTGAATTAATGACAATGACAACATCTTTACAGGAGGAGTCTCCActtaaatttcttgaaaaagtTGATGATATCCGCCAACATGTGCAGATTTTGAAACAAAGACCACTTCCTGAGGTCCAACCTGTTGAAATTTATCCTCGAGTAAGCCAAATATTGAAAGAAGATTGGAGCAGAACAGAAATTGGACAAATTAAGAAACTTCTCAttcctgaaatgaaaatttcttcaAAGAGGATGCCATGTTCCTGGCCTgataaagatgagaaagaagttgaattttttaagattttaaacatTGTTATAGTTACTTTAATTTCAGTGATACTGATGTTGATCCTCTTTTTTAACCAACACATAATAACCTTCTTAAATGAAATCACTTCAATATGTTTTTCTgaagtttctttatctgtttaccAAAATTTATCTAACAATCTGCATGATTTAAAGAATATGCTATGTCACACTTTATATTTACTGAAGGAATTCATGTGGAAAATAGTTTCTCGTTGA